AACTTTATTTGAAAAGACAGTAAAAATACACTTGGATAACCTTTATGGAAAACTCTCTTACCCTCCCagtattggattttttttaaagtaatagtgtatattatttaattttgattGGCAGTTTGTTAAAAGCATGGACATCCACAATTAGGGCTAAGCACAGAAAGATGAAGGAAACAAGTACCTGTAATTGCTCCATTGTACAACTAAAACTAACATCTGGGTGTGATCCTGAATCACTGTtctgaagggagaaaaaaaaggaaagaaacagcaatgtcaattgtatttaaaaaatatcttgaaattgcattttttcctttgagGGTGCTGGGAGTACAGTACCTCTACATTTAAGGTCACCAAATAGGAAGGCTGGTAAGTTTTATGAAGTTGATTGttctaaattaaaaacaaagaacatATAAAAATCCAGGTCTCAGCATTAAAACAGACTAAAGAAACACCTTGATCTGTTAAAATTACCTTGATCTGATATTCCAAGCGCCAAGACACGTCAGTTATATGGAGAGGAGATCTGCCTATGCTGGAAGACACAACAGTTACAAGTCCTCTATGCTAAAAGAAAAGGTCATTTTCTCAAGCTGTCCATCAATAAAGAACTTTTCATGATCCTGGTAATGCTTCTTGGGAAGTTCTAAAAGGTTATTTTAGAGTAGAAtttcaaataaagaaaattttcaatAGCTGTTTTCTAGAGTCTGTTAAAAATGCACCTTATTTTTTAATGGCACAATATTACTTACTTTAATCACCTAAAGTACGCAGAAGTGTTTTCCAGGACAGTTTCAAACTAACTGTAAGTGAAACCATGTCTCTGCTGAGTGATTCACCTACCTTCCCAAAAGGATTTCCAATGCATCCTTGTTTTTctgaagcaagagaaaaaaaaattactaggTTCAATAAATTACtatgaaataagaaaaattaatatGCTAAAGCTGGTTTAAAAACCTGATATTCGGTGCAAAATTGTTCTATTCTCTCTTTATCCAGTTTGCAGTCTTCTAGGCACGTACTACagggaaaaagaatttattagTTTTCTGTTAACATAAACTCAGCAGTACACTTCTAAGTAACAACTGCTAGAAAAAAGGTGTAGCTTGCAAGTATGAGTACCTTATAGCAGATATGTCAGCATTCTGCTTCCCTGCCTCCAGAATACACATTGCAGCCGCAGCATGGCAATGTTTTAATACTGTAGGGTCAATATCTTTCAGGTCTGGATCGTCTAAAATAAATGAATTACTGATGACACACTTATTTGCCAAACCCCAGCAGACGGTACCAAAGGCTGCTGCTCGCCCTTTGAACGCTATCTTTCCCACAAAAACGTCAAAATGAAACACGTTTGGTGTTTCAGAGCGAGAGGACAGAGCAAACAGGCAAGGTGTGAGGAGGCGGAGGGGAAGGTGAGGGGCTGAAGCACCGGCTGGGGCGAGCCGTGCCAGGCGGGGCTGTGCGGCGCTGGGCGCCCCGCCGCCCCCAAGCTCCTTCccgttaaaaaaaaaaataaaaaagggaaaaaaaaaaaaaagaaagaaggaaaacctCAGTTTCCTCTGCGAGCCCCATCCGCgatccccagcagcctcttAATGGCGagaagcggggctggggccACCGGCCGGGAGGGGCACCGGgaccgcccgcccgccgccccggcccggcacCGGCGGCTCGCTCGGTCcgcggaggcggcggcggagtcATTAACGCCGCAAAATGAATCGCACGGCCGCGCACCCTcgggccggggctgccgggggacGCATCCCCGCGCGGAACGCCCGGCAGGGTGGCAGCGAGGGAACAccgcccggcccagcccggcccagcccgcGGACACGAACGCGCGGGGACCCTTCCCGGCCCGCCCCCCTTACTTGGGACAAGCGCGGAGCTTTAGCGGAGCGGGCGAGCATTAGCGATGACACCCCGCGCAGCGGCACCCTGGAGCCGCCCGCGGGCAGGAGCCGCCCCGCGGGTGTGCGCGGACAGCGCCCGCTGCAGCGCGGACACGCGCGGACATCCGCGGGGACGCACGGAGCCCCGCGCCCCCCTGCGCGCCCCGCGGAGCGGCGCGGCCCGCACCCGCCGCCGCGGCACGCCTTACCCAGCGCGGCCTGCGGGTCATCCAGGAGGCTGCGGAAGGCGGCGCGGAGAAGGGCGGCGAACGGGCGGCGGGGGAAGCGGCGAGGGTCGCCCAGCAGCCGCCACCCGCCCTGCGCGTACGGCGACAGCTCCATTGTGGGCGCCGTGACCTTCGACACGCGCCCACGTGACGCGCGCGCAGCTGATCGCGGGCGCGaggcggggccgccgccgccgcggggcgggcgcgggcggGGCGCGAGGTGGCGGTGCCGATGCCGGTGCGCGCCCGCGGAACCCGCGCGGGGCGCGCGCACCCTCACACGGCCGCCGCCCTGCCCcacccggccccgccgccgccctgCCCTCGCCACGCGTGTCCCCCTCGCTCCCTGCGGCTCGCAGTGGGAGGTGGTGCCGTTTCCGTGGGAGATGGATGCGCCGCCAGGGCGTGTTTTGGGGGGTAATTAGCTCTTAATGAGTCTTAAAAGTGCTCGTATCTCATGGAGTCCCTACAGCGCTTGTGTCTCAGTCGATGTCTGACGTGCATGTGTTGGTGTGAAGCTTTACAGCCCAAAAATGTCGTGCGGAACAGAGCCTTATCCCTCCGTTACGGGGAATCACAGAGCCACCGAGGCTGGGAAAGGCGTTCGGGATCGCCGAGTCCATCCCTGGCCTGGGTAGCACCTTACCCTCCCAAGCATAGCCGAGCGCCACAAGCTGCTCGGGGTTTTTGACATTTCCTGGGAGGGTGACTCCATCTcctccctggagagcctgttccaatgcctgaccacccctCCAGGAGAGAATGTTATTTTGCTTCTGAAACGTCTATGGGTGTCATCAGATATTCCCCCTTCTCTCCACGCTTATAGATTTGTGTATCAAACCACATTTTTACCTGTGGTTATGGCCAGCTAAAACGTGAACTTACTACTAAACTAATTCCTTTTGTCCTAGAGTAATTTTCTAGCCAGGATTGCTGTTGAATTTTGGCAAAAGGTTTTGAACGTTTTGATGTACAAAAAATAGTTACTGATAGACAGAACAGACTTTTGTGGTGATTTAGGAAAAGTGTACAACTGCTGTCTGAAAACAATTCCATGAAAATCAAATGAATCCTTCAAGAGAATGTTAGCATTTTGTTCTGTGTtagtattttattcttttacgTATTGAAACATTGCCATAATCCTCAAAAATACTCAAGTTTACTTAAGTAACTTAAAAGTAAACAATGAAATATCGTGTGGTTATGTCTCACCCAAGGACCAAATTAGTACTGATGTAATCAAAAAAGGTGAAGGCCTTAGTGTGTTACATGAATCATTAATCGTGATGTATATGACCTTCGGAGTTCATGTACAGAAAATGTTTTagatctcttttttttctttgtgtttctctATTCTGCATGGTCGAGAATGTTACTGTGTTACTTGGCATTCTTTATTGAACAAACATTTCTGCTGGACATTTCTTAAAGGGAAATGCAATGCTGAAAGCTACTCAGCCTAAAAAAATATGAGTAAAAGCTAAAGGCCTTTGCCAGATTAATTATTCTAAAATAATATCTATAGAATgccaaaatgaacaaaaaatttaatttcttctgaacTTTCATGGTAATTGACTGGTAGCTAATTTAACCAAAAAACTGTTTGGAATTTGTATCCATCACTCTCACTAATTACAACCCACCATATAAACGCTTGGGCCAGCTTTGGAGGCCAGCTCCAGCTTTGTCCTAGCCCAGATGGTAAGATTAGACTTTATCACATATCACCACAACACCtttttgtgtttatttgaaTTGTGCTACATTTGAGATCATCCATcaacttattttctttttcatttttttggtgattttaatatttttgtgatattaattaattaacattTTTGGCAAACCCAGCCAGTGCATGCATCTGCTTCAGTATGGATGCAGGCTATCAAAAGGTTCTGCCTTCAGTTTCCTGCCTCCTGTGAGTTGTCTGGCCACTGTGTTACAAAAACACACATTTATATACCCAGGTCTTAATTGTGCCCAAATTGAGGTAAAGAGGAAAATCATACTGGCTGCAGGATCTCAGTTCTAACTCTCCTGTACAATATTAGGCCTCATGATGCTGTGCAGAATGAACATGGAATGTTTTGGAATACAATCTGAAATACTATCTCTGGCCTGATACATAAAAATTAATACCACTGAATTGACAAACTGCAAGCTTCAGAGTCTGGCAGACAGAAGCcccagtcttttttttttttgttattcattcccaGAAACAGGAAAGTGGTGGTGACAGGCAGGTGGGCTGACAAAATAAggctttctctctttttttggtaTGGTTGTCAAATACAGACATGATACCTAAGAAAAGCCAGCATAAAatggaggagaggaaaaacCATAACATGGAGGAGAGGACAGAGTTCTGAGCTGCAGAATTACAAAGGTAAAGAGACCAGGGCTTTAAAAAAGGGTTGCCAcctaaaatatattaaaatgaaCACACAGGGTACAATTGCACATTACAGCAATTTCTTCTTCAACATCCCATTATCATTTATGGCATATTGAAATCTATAAATTAACATCCAGCTTTAAAGGCGAAACAACTGCTCAAGAGTAATTGTAAGATTATGTAGTACATGTAACTCTCATCACAATTTCATCACAAAATTTATATTATCAAGTCCTCTACCCAGTCTCTCAGCttgacattttttctttcttttcccccccAAGAAAGTCATGAGATGGATTCAGATGGGAAGATTGCTCTGAGATTTTTCTAATTGTTTAGAGCATATACACATTTTAAAGAGCTGTTCATTAAAATTTCCTAGAGAAATCTTACCTGTATATTGAATAAAGAAATTATGAAGGAAATGCATAAATATTGAATAATAATTAATCCGGGAAACAGACTACCTCAGCCCATGCCAGATAGTAATTTTTACACCTTGAGCTTTGTTACTTAAAACAAAATAGTTCAAATAGAACAAAATGAAGGGAAATCATTAGCATCTCCAGAGGACtaattaataaaatttaaacattGGCataattatttctgaaaactctCAGAGATTAACATTTTTTAATCTGTGTATTGCTCTTCAGTTAAGAGACAGTAACATAAGATGATATTCTAACAGCAGTTTTCTGCCAAATTATTACTGAATTCCAAGAGTTTCTTCCACACATTAATGGAATGCCccttgaattttcttttaagtCAGTGTCAAGCCTtctttattataaaatatatttttctgaataaaatattttaagcagCTCAGAACATTAAAGataagtcagtattttctacaaaaattatttcttgcTGGATTAATATCTTTAGCATGATATCCAGATACCAGTAACTGACATGATcatagaaataaagaaaaggtgTCTGCATATGCCAGAAGGTCCAGGAAAATTTCTCTCATAATCACAGGCACAAAAGTGCAGTATATTAAATAAAGTACTGCCTTGAACCAGGCAATTATGTGAATTATTTAATTGGTATGATTATTGTAGGCAGTCCTCATATTGCTGAAAATGCAGTACTTGTCacatattaaaaagaaaatgtttgcttTCAGAAATTTTTGGTATGTATTAATTTCAATAAATGCATTGTTTGTCTAGACACAAGGACTATTCAATAAAACATGCTTTGTTTGCTTACAAATAGTTCTGATTAACAGTTCAGGAACTTagctttttatttaaatatgtgAAAGCACTTGCTTTATTTCGGTAAAATAAAACCTATAGTAGTTGAATTCATTTTTTACCAAGTATTTAATCTTTTTTGGTCTATTTAACATGAAAACCATTTTTTCTACTAGGTAGTATTTTTGGAGTTGAATGAGattcatttattaaaaaataaggaGGTCTTATTTATTTGCCTTTTGATTAGCTTTATTCAACTTGCTTTTATCTTATATTTGTAAAAACTTAAAGTCTTCTGATTTTCCCTTCATACATGAGAGAAGCCAGATATTCCTAGGCTGTaggaacaaaaaggaaaaaatctaaAGCTTTCACATTTTACTTTTACTTTTAAGCTATTGATATTTCAATCCTTATTTAAATACTCAGGATCAGAGGCAACCAGAGAAGTACTAGTGCTTAAAACATTATAATTCCTCTGATTTCTTTCAATTCAGGAAAACCTTACATATTATAAAAGTCTCCTTATTTTATCAAAACACAAATCAAAACtctaaaattatttgaattcatattttataatttcttgccaaataaaaaacaatcaCAGGGATAATTTGCATACTTTATGCCCAAGATCATGCAAAAACCTGAGTAATAAAAGAATGTAAAAATCAGTGGATGTGAGCCAAAGTCACTGTGATGTACTAGACACTACATCCTGCAGGATAGCAgctttgttttctgtgttttgacTTATTTTGAAGTCATTCTAATTAAAGAAAAGTCCTGTATTTACTGAATTTTCAGTagctctctttctttctttttctttcacaaatataaaagagaaataaagctATGTAGCttttagtgcaatacaacacATCATGTGTTTGCTCTTTATTCAGATGAAACTCTGAATAAAGTTTCATTCATTTGTTCATTTCATTTGTCTTTGATTAAATTCGTGGAGGTTTACAAATGAGGCCTACATAGAGCATGCTGCTTTAATGTCAGATGGAGAAATACAAACATTCCTGCTGCTTTACTGGAATTACTGCTGTAATTCTACCTCTAGTCCTGTGCCACAGATGAATAGTTTGTCACATTCACAAAAATACTAGGAACTGCTTTTTAGTTATTATATTGGTATTCTGTCTTTGTAAGCAACACTTATTGGAAGCAGGTCTTAAATGGAAATTTTTGCTCCTTTTCGAGTGATCTAACATAATTTACAGATGCTTCAAAATCGAGGCAGCTCTCAGATACAGATGTCACACATTGTACCCAAAGTTCTTTATTTCTAGCTTTATTTTCCAGATTTATTGAGAAAAGTCTAATCTGTATGTGAATTTTAACAGTAAGCCAAATATAATTGAGAATTGTTAATGTTTAAAGTAAGGCTTTTTACATGTTTATACACGTGATGGTAAGATTGTAGCCTTGCTGGTGGAAACCTGTGAGGAGGATATTATGTTCTATTGTCAAGAAGCATTCACAGTCTGTCACATTAGTGCTAGAGATGTGTGTAGAAGAGTAATTACTATAAGCTGACATGCAGGAAATGTAAGTAAAAATAGATAAACCTCAAAGGAAAATTAAGCTGTGGAGCGCAGGTATTTGTCTCCAGATGTTTAATGTCATGACACTAAAATGTTATTTAGCACAGCACCTAATTTTGGtatgtaaaataattttgtatttataTAACAAACAGAAATGTGATTTTCTTTGCTCTGCACTTAGTTTCCTATCAAATTAGATAAAAGCAGAAATACAGACAGTGAGTTATTATTAATCCAGTATTTAGAGGTGCGTGATACAAcaatttttattctctttataCAGTTCCACAGTATCAAGCAGCAAATGTATCTAATTCTGCTAGTGTAATAaacagtttttatttaaaaaaaaaccttgttGAAACAGATGTTGTAATATTGCAGCAAGAACAAGCACTATGTGGCATTTTTTGCTAGAATTAGACCTGCTGCTTCATGGAAGTGTTTTATTCTGGTCATAAAGCAAGGCTTGCATGCCAAAATCATAGATGCCTTAAAAGAAGCTTTGATAAATAAAGTCCTGCAGCCCTTGGCATTCAGAGTTTCCTTTTGGCTGCAgtgaggaatggctgaggaATAGTTAGGAAACTGACTTACTTAAAATGGTTTATTGCATCTAAATTTATTAGGGCTAGATCTGCAGCTAGTGTGAATCAGCATATCTGCCTTCAAATTACTTCTATTGCATTGTGTCAGCAGAGAATCTGGCCCATATCCATTATCTAGAGGGAATATCAACTACTACAAAGCATACTTATCTAACCAAAAGCAAACGTAGTGTACGTAGCTCATTGATGTTTCTTGTAACACTTATGTTAACCTTTATAGTGTGATAAAAATCTGGCACAGTTATGTATGGTTGCAAAGGATCTTGCTTTGATAATATCAACAATTATAAATTAGCACTATTGCTTTTAATGCTGCTTCAAATTACATTGATAAAAGCTTAACTTGATATTGATGAGAGGACTAGTAATTTAGGATCTTGCTGTTGCTCTAATTAACTTTACTGGGAGCAGAATGAGGCCTCTCCTCTGAAACAGATCTGCCTATCAAAGTAGTATGatatggtttgtgtttgggtttttcctttttaattttttaaaaaatatttgtagtGTATTTTCTGTGTTCTCTTGCTGCACATATTTTGTATCTTGTAACAGCCACAATTTACAGAACCGCTAAGTTTAGAATCTTGGCTTTTATGTATAAACAAATGTGTTATTCAACTCAGTAAAATCACCAAGAGTGAATTCAGATACAGAGGCATCTGCAGAGTTCCAAGTTAAAAGTTCTAGTTGAAATTATGACCCTGTGAGACCCAGAGTAACCTAACAAACCCTGGtttgttttgcatttgtttGTCTCAATTAATGAAAATTTAGTAATTATCAGAATTTTGAGCAGTAAACACTGGGACTAAGAAGTATCTCAATCAGAGGATGTGATGCTACAGCCATTAAACCTGTTCAGCAGATGCTCCAGCAACAACTTGTGGGCTGTTTGAAGCATTGAAGTGCGTGCAATTTTACACATGCTGAATTGTCTGCATCATTTACACGACATCAAGTTTACCTCAGGCTGTGGAAATAGTTTTGCTCTTAAAAATACCGTTGTGGTTTCTGCTTGTTTTTAATAGCAAATGACATTATGATCACTCTGAGAAAACAAAGGTGAAGGCTTTGGTGACTTTAAATTTATTGTACTGGCAACACCACTGCAAACTATGAGTGTCCATGTAGTCTCTGTTTCATGCAAGATTTATTTGTTGTGAGAGAAAACCCTGATGGTTGGTTACTGAATTAGGTCAATAAGCAGTAGGATAGTGATAGGGGAGATTCTA
This genomic window from Zonotrichia albicollis isolate bZonAlb1 chromosome 1, bZonAlb1.hap1, whole genome shotgun sequence contains:
- the COMMD3 gene encoding COMM domain-containing protein 3; translation: MELSPYAQGGWRLLGDPRRFPRRPFAALLRAAFRSLLDDPQAALDDPDLKDIDPTVLKHCHAAAAMCILEAGKQNADISAISTCLEDCKLDKERIEQFCTEYQKNKDALEILLGSIGRSPLHITDVSWRLEYQIKNNQLHKTYQPSYLVTLNVENSDSGSHPDVSFSCTMEQLQDLVGKLKDAAKSLERATQM